A region of the Agrobacterium sp. RAC06 genome:
GGCCTGGCTGCTGGCGGACGAGATCAACCGCATGTTCAAGGAGCCTTCGATCTTCACCCGCCACGGGGGCAGAAGCGGCGGCGGTGCCGGGCTGACGCCGTTCGGCGAGTTGCTGATCGGCGCCTGCAGGCGCATGGATGCGGAGAGCCGCAAAGCAATCCAGACTGATCTCGCCTGGCTTGAAAGCATGCAGGCGGCGGAATTTGTCGCCGGCGGCCGCAAGAGCGACGACGACGGCTGAAGCATCAGCCTCGCGCCTGACGAAACAGAGCGTCCGAGGCAATCGAGACCGTCTTGAACAGCAGATGCACGCGCATTCCAGGCGCGAGTGCGAGTTGGCGGCACGAGCGCCGTGTTACCTCTGCGATGAGAGTCTGGCCGTGGCAATCGACGGTCAGCGTTACGCTGCCGCCGTCGCGCTCGGCAAGCTGGACGATTTCACCCGATAGCCGGTTGAGCGCCGAAAGCCCCTCGCCTGCCTCGGTCGCGACGACGATATCGGAGACGGGAACGAAAACGCGGACACGGGTGCCAACCGGCAGCGGCGTTTGCCGCAGAAGGATCGGGCCGGCGGCCGACTGCGCTTCTGTCAGGCCGTCGTCCTCGTGAAGACCGGTGATCTCGGCTTCGATGAAATTACCTGCCGGAAGCTCCCCGGAGGCCTTAGCCACCATCGCGAGCGCCTCATCGGGGCGTCCGACGGCGATCGCTTTGCCGGCGTCGAAGGTGACGACGGCCGTCGCCAGCCGTGCCACCTCCTCGACGGAGTGGCTGACATAGAGGATCGGCACCCCGAATTCGTCGCGGATGCTCTCGATATAGGGCAGGATCTGCGCCTTTAGCGCGCCATCGAGCGCCGAGAGCGGCTCGTCCATCAGGAGCAGTTTCGGGCTTGCCATCAGCGCACGGCCAA
Encoded here:
- the modC gene encoding molybdenum ABC transporter ATP-binding protein; the protein is MLELSIRHRQGDFTLAADLAVGEGLTALFGASGSGKTTLINIVAGLIRPQEGRISFNGETWSDASIFVQPHRRRIGYVFQEGRLFPHLTVLQNLCYGERLLPRAERREDLTRITSLLGITDLLARRPANLSGGEKQRVALGRALMASPKLLLMDEPLSALDGALKAQILPYIESIRDEFGVPILYVSHSVEEVARLATAVVTFDAGKAIAVGRPDEALAMVAKASGELPAGNFIEAEITGLHEDDGLTEAQSAAGPILLRQTPLPVGTRVRVFVPVSDIVVATEAGEGLSALNRLSGEIVQLAERDGGSVTLTVDCHGQTLIAEVTRRSCRQLALAPGMRVHLLFKTVSIASDALFRQARG
- a CDS encoding winged helix-turn-helix domain-containing protein; the encoded protein is MSGAPRLSLRIDLSNGARLGPGKAQLLLLIEEHGSIRAAGAAMGMSYRRAWLLADEINRMFKEPSIFTRHGGRSGGGAGLTPFGELLIGACRRMDAESRKAIQTDLAWLESMQAAEFVAGGRKSDDDG